A DNA window from Danio aesculapii chromosome 1, fDanAes4.1, whole genome shotgun sequence contains the following coding sequences:
- the olfm2b gene encoding LOW QUALITY PROTEIN: noelin-2b (The sequence of the model RefSeq protein was modified relative to this genomic sequence to represent the inferred CDS: deleted 1 base in 1 codon): MQLLNRRTAGDLQELRGSETILDTLEKTLTSAQQNPQELSDRSLQELRWSVSQCRPLRVLLSRVRADVAQLECVRDELQEISVSLSLLQERFHTHHYQQLQQRISILQQHLHSCSSHLGCGQLISISAPLTVRSSGSRFGSWMMETSIESSDNRVWVMDGYLKGRRVLEYPSLQDFASGQNYIVHHLPHAWAGTGHVVFNGSLYYSKHQSSVLVRYGLASGSVLQQRELPDAGFNNTFPYSWGGASDIDLMVDGSGLWAVHSSSGRGGTLLLSRLHPLSLQVLRSWDTGFPKRSAGEAFLICGTLYITDSHLPGAKVAFSFHTHTHTYQYTDIAFHNQYSHISMLDYNPRTRALYTWNNGQQVLYQLTLMHYIHTHTPLTHTHTNDTHA, encoded by the exons ATGCAGCTCCTGAATCGGCGAACCGCTGGAGATCTGCAGGAGCTCAGAGGCTCGGAGACGATATTGGACACACTGGAGAAAACACTGACTAGTGCCCAGCAGAACCCGCAGGAGCTGAGCGACAGGagcctgcag GAGCTGCGCTGGAGTGTGTCTCAGTGTCGCCCCCTGCGGGTGCTGCTGTCTCGTGTGCGCGCGGATGTGGCTCAGCTGGAGTGTGTGCGTGACGAGCTGCAGGAGATCAGCGTGTCGCTGTCGCTGCTGCAGGAACGCTTTCACACT CACCATTATCAACAGCTGCAGCAGCGCATCTCCATCCTGCAGCAACACCTGCACAGCTGCTCCAGCCACCTGG gttGTGGTCAGCTGATCAGCATCAGTGCTCCGCTCACAGTCAGATCTTCAGGCTCGCGCTTCGGGTCGTGGATGATGGAGACTTCCATTGAAAGTTCGGACAATCGC gtGTGGGTGATGGATGGATACTTAAAGGGCCGGCGTGTGTTGGAGTATCCGTCTCTGCAGGACTTCGCCAGCGGGCAGAACTACATCGTCCATCATCTTCCTCATGCGtgggcag gcACTGGTCATGTGGTCTTCAATGGCTCTCTGTACTACAGTAAGCATCAGAGCAGTGTGTTGGTGCGGTACGGGCTGGCGTCGGGCTCAGTGCTGCAGCAGCGTGAGCTCCCTGACGCCGGCTTCAACAACACGTTCCCGTACTCGTGGGGAGGAGCTTCAGACATTGACCTTATGGTAGATGGGTCGGGGCTGTGGGCGGTCCACTCCAGCTCAGGCCGCGGCGGGACGCTCCTGCTCAGCCGTCTGCACCCGCTCAGCCTGCAGGTGCTGCGCTCCTGGGACACCGGCTTCCCCAAACGCAGCGCCGGTGAGGCCTTCCTCATCTGTGGCACGCTCTACATCACAGACTCACACCTGCCCGGAGCCAAGGTGGCCTTCagcttccacacacacacacacacctaccaaTACACCGACATCGCCTTCCACAACCAGTACTCACACATCTCCATGCTGGACTACAACCCGCGCACACGCGCTCTCTACACCTGGAACAACGGCCAGCAGGTGCTCTACCAGCTCACACTGATgcactacatacacacacacacaccactgactcacacacacaccaatgacaCACACGCATGA